In Aspergillus nidulans FGSC A4 chromosome II, the genomic stretch TCGAAAGTTCACTATTACGCTAAGTACCAAGAGACCATGCTATCCACATATGATAGAGAACTGGTTTGCCAGTGAAGTCAGAATCGCATCCAAAACGCAGACCGAAAATGATGTATTAATAGACGAGAACCAAAGCACAGCATCATATTCCCCTCTCCAGAACAAATGCGTTGCTCATGCTCCATGCTCGTGTCCTCAATTGAGGAAGATGTAAGGTCTCGTCTCGTCCAACCGACGTCATTACGCCCAATGCAACTGAGTAATTAGTAAACCATCCTCCAAGTGCGCCAAGTAGAAAAGTAAATGCTCGTATGTACGGTAGAAGCGGTCGGGCCAACTATCACTCAATACGCGGCGGACTCCTCGATTTCTTTCCTGAAGGGCTTAAACTAGCTCTGGAGGACCATGCGCCGTCAGCgactgcagaagaagcaaggGAGCTTGGAAACATACGATCTTCGCCTTTCGCCCTCCTTCCGGAACCCTTCGATAATTTTGGCTATTTCCTTGCGCCCCAAGCGCGCGTCTACCTTCCAGCCACCCAAACTCATACTAACTTTCTCATTAGAGTTTGCTCGCAGTAATCGTTTTAAGAGGAGGTGCCGCATAGATAAGCAAACAAACACGCCGCAATCACTGCCGTTCTCTTGGGTTGGTGAATCGTCGAGGTTGACAAACCGTATGGGACGGTTAAGGAGAGCGCCAAACTTCATTGTAACTGTCTTCGCCTCCCAGTAATTCCCTGGTGGTAATGAGTCATAGTGGAATGCTACTCCGTCCACTATCGAGATTAGGAGCAGAGACCAGTGTGTGCCCCCCTCAGCTTCTGTGACGTTTCGGCAGTCGTTTATAGGCAGGAAAACGTGCGTTGTGCGTGTGAAGTCAGGTAGGGCGTCACGAAGGGAATGAGGATTCGGAGTCTGGAGAATCATAAAGGACATGCTCGGCCGAAGTAGAACAATGTTGGATGACTTGTATTCCGTGAGGAACTCGCGTTCCAGATACCTGGGACGATCAGCCATGGCGCCGGTCATTGCGTATCCAGGATTCCAGACTCACTCCTCCCAGAAAGAAATAATCTATAAGTTCAGTCAGTTTCGGCATTAATCATACAGAAATGTGATCAAACGAACGTTATCCGTTAGCCAGTCATCCTTGAGAGATTGTAAATCCCCTCTTGTCACTAATATCCAGGAAAAGAAGTTAGTGACAGTCCAGTTTCAACTAGGATCAGAGCACGGCATACACCTGATGTCGTGATCTATGAGCTCCAACCCAGTCAGATCAAACCTCATTCCCGTAATCAGCCGAGGTAAGTACTCATAGAAGACTCACAGCTAAGGTATGCATCGTCCGGGTTTAACTGCGTGTCCATTAAATCTCATTCGGCGTACAAAACAAGGAGATACTTAGGACATACAGTATCGCCGAAtcgcctcatcctcttctggagCTTTCCTAGCCCTCCGTCGCGCATCTTATCTGATGGTCTAATCACGAACCTCTATCGTCTATAGTAGCGCACGCGACGTTAACCCGGTTCGTCGAGAAGTGCGGAAAATTCAGAGCTCCTGCCAGGGGACTGGGCTGTATACAAATGGACCAATACTGGTTGTACTCAGCGCGCCGGTGTTGAGATTGTCCGCCTGGGTAAATAGGTAGGTACTTAGTGACGTGGGGTAGAAATGGCGACCTGAATCAGATATTGCAATCACAAGTCCGAGTTGAGAATAGTTCATCGGATGGGAGAATATTGTAAACTGAAGAGAACTGTAGCCACGAGCGACCGGCTGAGCGTGAGCAGTAGAGAATAGCTGAAAGGATGGGAAAGAAAGCAGGGCGTTGGCTGCCTGTGACAAGCGGACGGCGATCAGGCTGGTGCCACTCTGGGGAAAGTGTGGCACCCAAAGGACGTCACCTGTGGCACTGTGGCTTGACTGCAGACTCGCGCATTCCACATCTAGATATAATACAAGATACTGGGACAAAACTGAGCAGTAAAGCTATGAGATTCTCATTGATGTCAAGGGGTATCTAGATGTACATTTCGCGGCCATTCTTGCGGATATGCAGTTTTTCTTTCATCAATGCGGCCGAAAAGCAAACACCGGCTCTTACAAAGCAAATAATTCAACTCGCTCGCCAAATAGATTTATCTCGGAGAAACGAACaaacaaagagaaaagaaacggaCATTCTGCCAACATCTGATCCAAGTAACTCCACAGTTTGATAGAGGAAGGCACGAGGGGAAACAGTCCTTATCGAATGTAGACTGTTCCTGAAGAATAGGAAGATGAGAATAAAGAAACACGTTCATCAGACGTCATAATAGATCCAGCCAAGGGACCTGACTCTTGGAGGTTATGTTAGCACCAAGCATGAGCGCAATGGCGACCTCCGATTTCAGTTTTTCAGTCTCGAACCCGAAAGTCTCGCAAGGGCTTTTGAAAGGACAGTGAAATCTCAGGTTGAAAGTTTGGCGAAATGCTTGTTCCATATCCAGCCAACTTGATGCGTTGCGTCGTCTTGGTTTCGAGCTAGCCAGAGCTCACCCTTTTCAGCGATGACATCGAAGATCTCACCCGCAACATACGTCAAATAAGGGTAACCAGCCTCACGTCGGGCTCGGTCTATATTAAATTCGTAAATGCTAGCGGCAAGGAATAAAACAGTAGGCTCTTTAACCACATTGGCCTCTGATTCGGCGATTTCCTGTGAACTGTCGGACATAGGCATCGCTgacgagaagaagcccgAATATCGGCCGGCAGACGAACTAGGACGGTTCTCATCTGCTGCGTTGTCGTTATTTGCGAGTGGTATGACGTCCGCCAGAAATGGAGTGTCGAGGCTAATACTGGGAAGCCTGGGGAAAGATTCTGTTTGCGACTGTGGGGATGGAAcagacgatgttgatgcgTTGTTGCCCTGCTGCAAGACTTGTGTGATTAAAAGGTCTGGGGTCTCGGAAGCAATCCGAGTAGAGAATGCCGAGTCAGCACGATGGCGGCCAAAAGACACCTGAGATTGAGCATCCATAATAGGGCTCTGGAAGGACTGATTGCTAGCATTGAAGTCATGAGATACTTTAGGGGACTCGTCCATAGCACGAGTACTAGTACTGTGTACGGTCGATGGACGACGCGGAGAGCTAACCCCCGGTGCTGTGGAAGGAGTATTGAAGTTGACCAGATTGACTGTATCGGCAAGTAAAGAGCCATTGCAGATACCTAGTGAGAGTGCCCGTGCTTCCGAAAAGTCGAAACGCGTGGTCCAGTCATCGACGATCTTCTGGACCTCTTCCGGAAACGTATCAATCAAAGGCCCAATCTTTTTCTGCAGGACAATGTACCACGTCGTTTGGATTTGGACGAAGTTCTTCAAACAAGCCTCCATTAATCTGGCCGTCAAGGAGTAGAGCTTCGGGAGCTCATCTTTGAGCGTTTCGTTGAGCGCAACGAACTGATCCGCTTGTTCGGCAGTCTTCTTGTCAGGCTTATCTCCTCGGGCTTTAATACTTTTGAAGCGGGCATAGTCCATGAGACGCTTGTCACGCTTTTTCATGACCCTCTGTGGGCCTTCATGGAGTTTGAGCAAAGTGACCATTGGGTCGATTA encodes the following:
- a CDS encoding Ulp1 protease family protein (transcript_id=CADANIAT00004967) codes for the protein MRDGGLGKLQKRMRRFGDTLNPDDAYLSYHDIRLTRGDLQSLKDDWLTDNVRLITFLYLEREFLTEYKSSNIVLLRPSMSFMILQTPNPHSLRDALPDFTRTTHVFLPINDCRNVTEAEGGTHWSLLLISIVDGVAFHYDSLPPGNYWEAKTVTMKFGALLNRPIRFVNLDDSPTQENGSDCGVFVCLSMRHLLLKRLLRANSNEKVSMSLGGWKVDARLGRKEIAKIIEGFRKEGERRRSASLSPSGKKSRSPPRIE